The genomic window GGACAGAAATAAATGTTGCACAAGCTTATCGAAGTGGTGCCATGGCGAATGCATGTCTTGATCAAAGCTAAAGACGGGGAGGCtggtacgtgtgtgtgcagagacgATACACGAGTTCTCTAATCGCACTGCATCTCGTGCTTTGCACAAAAGACGCTCTCCGTCATGTGAAACTGTGATAAACTCAatatttgtgtctctctgtatttgtctacAGATCCTGTAGCTGATGAGAAGTCTGTGCAGCAACTCTGTCAGCCTTAAAATCTCCTCCAGGAAACCAACACAAAACTATCTGCAGTGAAATCAAGTTGTTATTCGATCAGATTGGCGTGGACACAACACTGGTATCTGCTTTTTAtgaatatacatacatatatatatatatatatatatatatatatatacacatatatatatataccagactagaagttcactggtccccaggtcattttgagtttgaggcccctatcctagatgcatttttttattcaaacctTTCTAAGATGAGTTTGCCTATGTTGACAAATCAATCACTGTGCTGTTTTAACCAAAGTATTCCAAAGTCTTCCTTGATTTTGTCTCCTGagagtttctttttaaattcatgtaCAGCTTAAAGCAAATTCACTTACCGTGACAGACAGAAAGCCGTAGTTTTTCTTCACAGTTTTTTACCTGTCTCAGTGAAGAGCACATGTCAGAGCAGCTGGAGCCATGAAGTGCTTCCCTTGTCTCTTGTAAACTTCAAAGTTTTTTATCACCTTGAACTCCTTGGGAAAATAAAATTGACTGTGAAATCTCTCAGTTCTTCACTGTTACACTGAAGTGAGtctctgtgtttcctttttGGCAGTTGTTGAGTTTGTTAACACTTTATAAATGACACTGTTTTGACACAGTGAATCTCACTATTTGGCAACATCCTTTGTGTGTGaacttttaatattaatattaatcttAAGTTAAAGTTAATTATGGGTTTGCTGTTCTGTGAAGCTATGTtgtcaagttttgttttgttttttaatttctgagtgtttttttttttatatttaatgtttttttgttgttgttgttttctgttataTTTAACGTTTGAAATTTTTGGACTACTATATCTCCTGTCTGCACAATATTTAACCCTTGGGTATTAATAAAGAAACCTTGAACAGGGTTCACCTTATGTAGTGTGTCACATTATTCATTTATAGAAGTTAACGTTATATCATTATCCTTAAACATAGGGTAAACATAGTGAGTTGTACAGCTTTTCCAAAAGAACTGACCAGGGATAGTGAGTCGGTCTTGTCTCAAAAATAGTTTATTAACAATGTTCACGTTCACCTCAGATCAAACATTCACTAcaacacttttacacttttccTGTTTACAAAGCATGATTACAATGACCTAAAAATCTGGATCCTTAAACttttcaaatactttttttgtttttgttttgctaaaGGAAAAGTTCCAGAACACCGAGCAGAGGTGCTGcctggctgtgtttgtgttgtggtttttattttgtactgcAAGGACAACTTTTAACACAGTGGCACATCTGCCTTCAGATATCAACAGCTGCATCACTTTTTGTGATATCATGTTCAACACCAGACCCTCTGCTGCATCTCCATGGGAACGCTTTCATCGTTTGTGCAGCTGGGAAAGTTATTCAACAATCTAAATCGGAAGAATTCCTGGGAACACGATGGTCCaaaaattaaatgtatatgATCTTTCACCTGATTTAAAGGACCCTAGTCTCCTTGTGTTCACATTTAATCCTATTTATCCCGTTAGCCATACATTATGTCCTATGTACATTTACCTCCATTGTAAGATCAATGTGTGCTCAGTGGTTTTTGATATACATGTGTATGCTGTCATTTTGTTCAGTTGTTCAGTTGTCCAGTTGTTACTTGGAAAGCACTTTGTGCTTATAATTGGAACATgtttatcattattttctcttgtttatttaagtgttaaggATTCTACAGTGATGCAAGACAGGGTCGTGATGGTGCTTCTGTGCAATTGTAGTCAAACAATGCCCCCATTTTCAATTTTCTCAGAAAAACCTAAGCAGAAAAAGCAAGTTGTGGTTCCTCCACTGAATCACCCACTTAGGAGCATAGCATGTGCTCGGCCAGTAGAGGGTGTAAAGTCATACAACATAATTGTAGGTACAGACCATGCCGTTTGGGCAGATTGTAGCTTATCCTGGCATCGTGAGGACGTTTCATGCAACATCGAACAtgattctgcacacacacacacacacacatttcttcacCCTCCTTTAATGACAGCAACATGCAACTAATGGCCACACGCACCACGACGTAGCATGAACGACTGAGGTGGAGTTAAGGAATGCAGTGAAGCGTCCTTTAAGCTCAATGCAACACATTGAATTGTACACAGCTGAATTCTTGGCAGCAGCtctgaaaggtcaaaggtcatcatCTCTTCAGCTACGTGTTTCTCCGGTGAAGTTGAAGTCATGAGTCATCCTTACTGAAACAGCATAATCAGGCCGATCAAGATAGAACAAACGTTGAGAGTGCATTAATAGATGTATTCACAAGGGGAGATATTTCTATAAGCTAAATAGCCATCTTCATAATCTGAGGTCGCCTACAGTGTGACCTTTGACTGTGTTACCTAGTATCAGGTTCGCATCAAGCAGCTGGTCCACCTGGTCTGAAAGGGAGGACAACCTGAAGGCACAGCAGAACAGAGAAGGCTCCagggacaacaacaacaaatgcctcatacacacacacacacacaagtgagcTCCCCTGAAACACGTAAAGAATGTCATCCGACTGGAAACTTCCGCACACGCGACGGACGGGGCATTTCCAAGAGCGGGCCAACCCGTCAGACGGGATCACGGCAGGCGGGACCGGCTCGTTTACATTGTTGCGTCGCTGCTAAACTCAGTCACCTGCGATAAACAAACAAGGGAGGTTTCACTACACCGTGGTCCTTGTGTCATTCCTGTTGGAGCCGTGTCATCTCCCAGTAGGTCCAAACAGCGTTTTGTGCATAGTTGAGTCATACTGGCTTGACACCGACTCCACTACATCAACATCCACTGACACAGAGTGCATGTGAATCATCGTCGATGTCATACAGACACGGGAGCTCACTATTTTGTTAGCCGTGATCATATTACAGAGACGCCATCTTCTTCATCCTCAGTGTGAGTGCACTGGGAATGAAGAACGCCGTGGGAGTGCCAAGATTTTTTCAGCTCTGTGAGTGGCAAACGGCACTGGAAGCCTTTATGGTGGATTCGCACGGGTGTCACGGTGACAATGCCGTGTAAGATGAGCTACAACACAATGGAGAGGCCGAAACTTTAGCTCGCTGACAAACACGACAAGTCGACGGTGgtgtggaaacaaacaaacaaacaaacaaaaaaaggcactAGCTCttgcaattaaaaataaatccacatttcATTCTCTATTATGACCAAGAACTGATGCGAACAGGACAGTGTGGACAAGACTTTACTCAGATAACAAACTAAGGTTATTGCTTGTCCGAGCTCGTGAAGAACAACATTGCAAACAAACGGCTGACTTTATCTCGGCCTTATAACATTAAccttacaaagaaaaaaaggggaaaaaaagtgggaaaacatTCCATGAGTAATAGcagatttggaaaaaaataaaattaaatgcaaATCAACAAGAAACCTTTAAACATCAATTTCTAAGAAGCGTCGTAATCTAGACATAACGTCTACTTCCTGTATTAGGTGCATTTACGTTGGATTTCATCTGCCTGCCCCTGATCGTGATATGCCAAATACATTACAGAGATGCCACTTGGTAAAAGGTGAGTCCTTTTCATGCAGTttcttctcttgtgtttgttggTCAGTTGGTTTTTAGTGGTGTTTGAACCCGTTCACAGCAGAGTGCAACCGCTTCTCTTCTTGCGCTTGCGGACCTGCAGCGCCGCCCTGGTGGCCATCTCAAACACATCCCGCACGCCGTCCTTGGTCTTGGCGGAGCACTCCAAATAGCCAAATGCATTGATCTTGTCCGCCATGTCTCTGCCTTCGTCTGCCTTGACTGGCTCCTGCACAATGACGGCAGAGATTGTTAGGGACCGTGTGAAAATGATCGTTAGTCACAGCTATGTTTTCTCCTTTGATTTAGTCTTAATTTGtttaaagagaggaggagagtttATTAGCAGTGGTTAATAAACCATGTTGTCTGACTAAAGCAATCACATTTATTACTGTATTGTGAGCATAATTCAGAAAGTAAAGGATGTATTTGGATTAAAATGTTTGGGGATGTGGATTAAGGCACAACGAATAACTGGATTTTAGCTGCAatccatatatgtatatatatatacatatatatatatatatatatatatatatatatatatatatatatatatatatatatatatatatatatgtgctttaagaactttatttaaacaatttttAACCTTGTGTAATGGTGAAGTGTGTTGACACTGTGTGCTTTATCCTAGAGGAGACACCTCTCCTTCAATAACTCCTTTCTATGCCTttataagctttttttttaaataaagtttttctaATGCTTTGTGTGTATGCTTTAGATAATTGTTTagtattatgttgttgttttggagaAGACATACTGAATTAGGGAAACTTCTTATATTGAAAGCCTGCACTTCTACATGTCAtacaaactgaaaatgattttatcctgctattttaattttttattaatttttcatGCACTCTCCAATCCAGTAGGTGGTGCTAATACACCTGTAGTTTGTTACGCTGCTGTAACAAAAGCTAATCGGCGACCTCCGTGACCGAGAGTGACCCCGAATTCACAACAGAAGTTGCCCCCCAACACTTTCATGTCGCATTTCAGATGTTTTAAATggcatttttcagtttcttctgtCTCGTCATGTGAGTCACAGCCGAATGTCTCGTCACACCCCTTGTAATTACACAGCCGTCAAAacaacttcaactctgcagaGCGTCTACCACGTTACTTTTTTAAGGTGATGAGTATGAGCAATCAACGGTCCAGTGACCTTTTAGTAGGCTTTCGTACCTGCTTCATCTTCGTCAGCTCTATCCGTGTGTTCTCATCATTCCTCAGGTCCTTCTTGTTCCCCACCAGGATGATGGGAACATTGGGACAGAAGTGCTTCACCTCGGGCGTCCACTTCTCAGGGATGTTTTCTGTCCCAGAAGAGACGAGAAGTTAACTGAAATACTCGGGAGACGGACTGTAAAAAGGCCAGGCAGTGCAGAGTCCCTGCACAAAGCACTTCTCACGATGGATTACTCTGCAGATCGCTCCAGGCAAAGATGTTTTTAGCTGCACTAATCCCACCTTTCATCAAGCCCATGAAAGCTTTTAACAGTTTGCTCTGCTGATATGAATCGTAGCACCAGAGAAATGCAACTGCTTCCTCTAGACGTTTAACTAGAGGTTACACAGATAACACAATAGGCTCTTCGCACAGCTGGGTATCGCAGCTGTGTGGGAATGGTGCGCTATGTCTTCCCTAAGcatttcgagtaaccatggcaacaaaaatcACGAAAAAAACGATTCtaaatggtctaaaaaaaatacataattcatacaatcacagtttaagttttgtaGCTTTCTTTGGAACTTCTttctgattttgattttgtgtattGCACCtgacatcacacactcacacacgcttAGGTCCATGaaactaattaaaaaacacTACAATTCCAACCTACAGAGACATATTTTACTTTACGATGTTGCTACAGTGTGGTTGTTGTCTAACCTTGAGTGTTGTTTGAATTCTCATATGAGGATTTtcttaacatcttaaaagtgcTGAGAATGTCCCCTAGAAAAGCAAATTCTAGACTTGAGGAAAAAATGATTAAAGATCAGGGTGATTTTTGTCACCTAAAATTTTAAATGTGGGAGCTCCTGAAAGCTTCTTGGGAATTGAATCTTTATCTTCCAATCGTTCTTGAAACAGAAAACTTTACAAATGAACACGctgctttctctgtgttttaattacTTTGCACTCAATTGAAAATGAAGGGAAACTAACAGTGAACTCCGCTAATCTCTGACAGCAGACATTTTTGTCCAACCGCACAACGATATCacacattcagagagagagaggcttcaCTGTGTCAACAGCTCCTTACCTAAACTGTCAGGGCTGTCAATTGAGAAGCACATGAGGATGACATCTGTGTCTGGGTAGGAGAGAGGCCTCAACCTGTCGTAGTCCTCTTGGCCTGCAGTGTCCCACAGCGCCAACTCCACCTGGCacaaaagaaaaggtaaaaCTTTGTGTTTATAacgcatatacatatatatatatatatatatgtatatatatgtatatatatatatatatatatgtatatgtacatcaTATTTGGTTGCTTCTTTTCAGATGATCCGTGTTGTCGACAGGCCTCTGAATTATATTAACATGTGGAAGATATGTGATAGAACTGATATTCTATCCTAATGAATCTGCTGgtttacacttttaaaataaaacaaaaatgttggtTTTGTTTGGAATGTTCCATTCATCTCCTTTACTCCGTATTATCTCCATTTTTCGATCATCTGtgtcatttaacatttaaacgaTCAAAACATCATCAAGTGACCAAGTTGTAGTTTTTAATATTACCTACTAAGAGCTATGATTATCTGCAAGATGACCTTGAAGCAGTAAATGTTCCCAAAGACCAAAAGTTGGATCTTTTGGGAaattttttacacacacataccttgCATTTTGATGATAacttgtgatgtgtgtgttttatgtaagATGATGACATTGTACACGAGAGAGTCGGTGTGCAGATATTTGCTACTCATCACTATAGCAGCTTATCAGAGCTTCATACGTCCGtcatgttgtcagtgttgtggaAATTAACTTGGGGACTGAGCTTATCCCATCACACCACTGATTAATTCAATTAGGGAAAGTGGGAGATTAGCAGGCATCAAAGCAGATACCTTCTGTCCCTGTGCAGGCATTAACAGCCCTCACTCCTCTCTGCTCCAAAGCTGACTCACTGTGTTCgagggaagaaagaaaagaaaatgtgcaaagtttttaaaaactggATCTACCGCATGACAATAGATGCTGCCCACGGAAAGGGCGCACGCATCAGTTGACGATCCCTAAATAGATTTTTGCAAAGGCAGAGGGTGGGAGGTAGCTGCACACTGCTGAGACTAGAAGAGCAACCAGAGCAGCTATGTGTTCCCAGTGGACACCAAAAACTTtagggaggaaaagaaaaagtgggaatGAGAAAACCCCCCCAGCTATTTTGAGAATCTGTCCTATTTTTTACCTGTGGggggtaaaaacaacaaatcagatCCAGCCACTTGCATAATGGTCAATTCTAACAGAGACACCATTCTTCCAGAGAGTAACTTAAAAAGCCAACAGTCATATCTTCACCAAAATGATCCCCTTCTCGACTGATTTCCATCTTGAAACCCTAACAGTTAACCCCTCCTCGCTTCCCCACAATTAGGTGCGACCAGGATGGGAAATGAGAAACATTTATCGGGccggaggaggcggaggagtgtccggagggagagagggagggagggagagagggggcaTTTGCCAGTAGACGTCCCTGTTCTCTGTCTGAACAGGAAACTGGGAAGTccagtcatttcctgttttgccGAGTGGTGATCCTGCAGCGGTGGTCGGCTCAAGAGAATAACAAGCCATCTGTGGCTTAGGCCTTGACCTTCACTGCAGACTCACTTGAGACTCAGTCAACATCACTTGCCCTAAAGAGTGGGTCATTGAGATAGTTGGTTTAATGACACTGGCTCTCCAGAGTCCAAGTgtgatatatactgtacttactGTACGGAaatgtcagctgctgctgtgactacacacacacttactctgTTAGTGCAGGGATCTACTGTACACTTCATCTTTCTGTTATCATCCCAGTGACTGGTTGACAATGGGCTGattatgtttgcatttaaatgtggtCACATAAGATCTAAGTGTTATTACTGTGTCGAACCGGAGAattcaaaaacagaaattaCATTTCCACTCATGTCTATGAAAGGCTTGTCCTTGTAACTGATCATTCCCAATTTTCCACACCATCTGTGCCAAAATCAGCTTCTTttcttatatataatattgtggTTATTTCCCACATTATTTCACAAAGTAAACTACTGTTATCACAAGATtggaaaacagaacaaacagaaatgtgtgtccTAACAAATTCCCATAGTAAAAAAGGAAGGCTCTTTTTTATGCTACTTCCTATAGTAGATAATTGCACAATAGAGTGTGTTGCTTTTAATATATCTCCATTTTAAGGCAGTGACTCtaaattttattattttactaaaaGCTGTTAAACCCCTCCCCTGAACAGTGATTATCCAATCACAGTGTGACAAGTGTGGCTAAGCATGGCGGGTCTGTTGAGCTTTGCTCCATGTTAGCGAATGAGTGATAACAAAGTTCTTACAGTATGAAACCATAAATATAATAGcaaacataaagaaacacatGCGCACTTAGTAAAACTGTAATATGTAGTCACCCATAGACCCTATAACAGGACAGATTCATAATAAAAGTATGACAAATGCACTGTGTTGGATTCCAACACAAAGGGAAGGACTTTCTTTGTACCCGATGACAGAGGATTATCACTTCTGAACTATTCGCTTGATAGTTTTGTAGTTCCAGGAATAATGCACAAACCTGTCTCCCATCAACCTCGATATCAGCAATGTAGTTCTCAAACACTGTCGGGACGTAGACTTCAGGAAACTGGTCTTTACTGAAAACAATCAGAAGACAGGTTTTTCCACATGCTCCGTCCCCGACAATCACCAGCTTCTTCCGGATGGCGGCCATCTCTGCTGGGAAACAAGAGGAGATTTATCAGAAACACACGTCCACAAAACGAAAGTGAGTGCTGAGTGAGGAAatgatcagaaaaaaaaagaaagattgttTCCACATTGTCAACTATGTTCTACAACACAgactttttaaatacatttatgtcATACACATTGttcattctctctctgctcaTACTGTGTGGCCCCACAGCTACCACTCATACATCTCTGAGTGACAGCACTGCATCATGTTACACCTGTGGGAGTGTGCTGCTGATCAACACACTATCACAGACAAACTGCAGTCCCTAGTGCCCAGTCTAGACTACAAAGCTGCAGGAAGGACAGAGAAGAAGGAATAGAGCGGAGCCAGGAAAAGAAGGAAGTGTAAAGACAAGCTGGGATATGAAGGAATATAATAGCGGGCTTCTActctactttttgtttttcatcgcAAATCAATGGGGAAAAAGGTGTGTCTTGAAAACCAGGGCAGCTGGTGATGATGGCACGGTGTCCTAAAAAGAAATGCTGCTTTTGTCCCCTGCTTCAGGAACACTTTAGTAATAGCATAATGTTAGAATGACCTCCAGCCTAATATGGATTAAAGATTAAGAGCTACATCTATGTTGTGCCAGTGctaaagctggggtaggcaacacatttttcatcattgttgataaataattccataataacagCATTTTCAGCATGATGTAAATCAGCATTGAGGAGATCTGGACCATCAGAGGAgatttcacagagagagagattgtatTGCCTGTTATACTAAGCAGCTGTGCACATCCTTTCAGTAGAAAGGCTGCTATTCCATCATCAGTGATGACTGCCCATGCTACAAAACATCCTTTATCAGAGAAATCAATTCAAATAGAGTCGGACCAAATGCAACAATATGAGAAAAGCATTTCAGAGATTTACGTAATAATTAGAATTGACTGAGTGATGCCAGTGCTAATGCGGATAGTGGAATATTTGTCAACTTTTGCCGCACCCAGCAGGGGGCAGTTGGGCCACGTTTTAGGCCTCTTCactcaaagtgaatgagaaacATTTTAGTTGTTAAGTTTAGGAGCTGCGAGCACGCCGTGGTGCCAACATGTCATGAAAgcattgaaaacaaaaatattggcAAACTACTTTAAATGCAGCTTTGTACCCAAACTTTGAATGTTATAACTTATACGCTTCAGGATGAGTAgtccgtgctgctgctgctgctgatggatgAGCTGGAGCCCTGCTGCCTGGGAGCAGCTGTGCATATAGTCATTTGGCTCCTCACCTCATCCACTTTCTGCCAGAGAGTCCTGACAGCAATCCTCTTCATGACAGCAGCCACTTATCAAAGGCAGATCAACTTTTAGAACTGTGGGCCCAAAACTGAAATCTTACGCACACGGAAAGAGAACTTTTCCTACGCGACCTTTCTCTTGTTTGTTCTAAAAAGGCTTTCTGTAGACATCGTTTCAAAAAATGtctgtatatacacataaacCACCAACATGACTCGAGTCTTACGAGTATACATAACAGGCCAGCGTGTTGTGCTCTaatgctgccacagaaatacaccaaaaatggAGAAGAGGATGTGGCGCATGCGCATAAAGCTAGTGTGGGttggggctatgacatcatcattttccagaAGTTGGATACTGGTTGTATACAGAGAAAAGCAGGGATGGAGCAACTGTCAGCATTCAATTTGATGAAAAACAGGCAACAGCTCacaaatatctaaaaacaacaaaaaaaaaaggagccatGGGTGAGATCttcatatatgtttttttgtcttatcaACAGTTCAGCTCTAAAACATTGGCTTTACACTCACACTTTCTGGCAACCGTCAATCGCCAAATACAGAAGCCCTTATTTACTGCAACTTCACATTTTGAAGTAAGAggcatttccattttatttatgtatgtactgtatatgtagattttaaatgaacacatgaacagagATTCAAGCCTTTGCTttgtgaaaaagaagcagacgACTGACAAGCTAACCAGGAGTCCCAATAGAAGTTTTAGGTGTATTTTg from Solea senegalensis isolate Sse05_10M linkage group LG4, IFAPA_SoseM_1, whole genome shotgun sequence includes these protein-coding regions:
- the LOC122768378 gene encoding rho-related GTP-binding protein RhoA-D-like: MAAIRKKLVIVGDGACGKTCLLIVFSKDQFPEVYVPTVFENYIADIEVDGRQVELALWDTAGQEDYDRLRPLSYPDTDVILMCFSIDSPDSLENIPEKWTPEVKHFCPNVPIILVGNKKDLRNDENTRIELTKMKQEPVKADEGRDMADKINAFGYLECSAKTKDGVRDVFEMATRAALQVRKRKKRSGCTLL